The sequence below is a genomic window from Mycobacterium spongiae.
GCATCGGTGCGCTTCTTCTCAGTCGGCCTTCCCCGCTCGGCCACCACCGGGGCGGATATCGCCGCGAGCCACCACCCGAACACCAGCACCCATGGTGTGCGCGCAGCCGGTGAACGGTCCCAGAGCACCGAGCATTCCGGTCGCAAGAACTCTATGACATGTGCGACCAGATCTCCGGGGTTCCATCAAACTTTGCCTATGACCCGACCGCTCGACATCCGTGAACTCAGGGTTGCAACCGCTCCAGGCGGCCATGGACGACGCGGATCCGGTTGTGTAACCGATTCTCTCGCCCCTGCCAGAACTCCACGATTTCGGGGGCTATTCGGTAGCCGCCCCACTCGGGAGGTACCGGGATGTCGTCTTGTTCGGCAAAGCGACGCGTGGCTGCGGCAAGCCGCTCGTCGAGCTCGGCGCGAGAACCGACCGGCCGCGACTGCTGTGATGCCCACGCGCCCAGCTGTGCACCCCGCGGGCGTTTGGACCAATAGGCGAGTGTTTCTCCGGCGCTGACTTTGCTGACGGGGCCTTGCACGTGGGCCTGACGACCCAGCTCGTACCACGGAAAAGTAGCCGACGCATAGGGTTTCGCGGCGAGCTGGTCGCCCTTCGCCGACGTGTAGCTCGTAAAGAAGGTGATACCCGACTCGTCCAAACTCTTGCAGAGCACCGAACGGCTCACCGGTTTTCCATCGTCGACGGTGGCGAGAACCATCGCATTCGGTTCCACCACGCCCGCGTGCTGTGCGTCGCTCATCCATCGGCGAAGCAACGCCAGCCACCCGTCGTCGAGCCAGTCAAAATCCAGGTCGCCGCAGCCGTCCTTCTCCGGTCCGTATTCCCCACGCATCCTGGCTAGCTGTTCGTCATCGAACTCGACGATGTGGGCATCGTCGTTCATCCCGGCCTCCGGCACCGATGGTGAGGGACTTGCGTCGTTTCGATCGGGCGACGCGAGAATCGCGCCGCTGGTAGATCTCACTGGGGGTGGATCAACCGTGTCCGGCTCGATTCCTTTGCCGAATCTATCAACTGGCGGACTTGATCACGCCTTCGGTGACTGACTGTCCCTGGCTGGGTGCCCTCGTATCGTATTGGGGTCACAGCGGGTCGTACGGTAATGGAGACAAGGGAGGCACCATGGATCCTGCAGGTAAACCCGCGACCGGCACGGCGCGAGTCAAGCGTGGCATGGCCGAGATGCTCAAGGGCGGCGTCATCATGGACGTTGTCACGCCGGAGCAGGCACGCATCGCCGAGGGCGCCGGCGCGGTCGCGGTCATGGCGCTAGAACGAGTGCCCGCCGATATCCGCGCACAAGGCGGGGTGTCGCGCATGAGTGACCCCGACATGATTGAGGCGATCATCGCCGCGGTCACGATTCCGGTGATGGCCAAAGTGCGCATTGGCCATTTCGTCGAGGCGCAGATCTTGCAGAACCTGGGTGTGGACTACATTGACGAATCCGAGGTGCTCACACCCGCCGACTACACCCACCACATCGACAAGTGGAAGTTCACGGTGCCTTTCGTCTGTGGGGCGACGAATCTGGGTGAGGCGCTGCGGCGCGTCGCCGAGGGCGCGGCCATGATTCGGTCCAAAGGTGAGGCCGGTACCGGGGACGTCTCCAACGCGACGACCCATATGCGCGCGATCGGCGGCGATATCCGTAGGCTCACATCGCTGTCGGAGGACGAGTTATTCGTCGCGGCAAAGGAATTGCAGGCGCCTCACGAGTTGGTCGTTGAGGTGGCTCGGGCGGGCAAGTTGCCGGTAACGCTATTCACTGCTGGCGGTATCGCTACCCCCGCCGACGCGGCGATGATGATGCAGCTCGGTGCCGAGGGTGTCTTCGTGGG
It includes:
- the pdxH gene encoding pyridoxamine 5'-phosphate oxidase, producing the protein MNDDAHIVEFDDEQLARMRGEYGPEKDGCGDLDFDWLDDGWLALLRRWMSDAQHAGVVEPNAMVLATVDDGKPVSRSVLCKSLDESGITFFTSYTSAKGDQLAAKPYASATFPWYELGRQAHVQGPVSKVSAGETLAYWSKRPRGAQLGAWASQQSRPVGSRAELDERLAAATRRFAEQDDIPVPPEWGGYRIAPEIVEFWQGRENRLHNRIRVVHGRLERLQP
- the pdxS gene encoding pyridoxal 5'-phosphate synthase lyase subunit PdxS; this translates as MDPAGKPATGTARVKRGMAEMLKGGVIMDVVTPEQARIAEGAGAVAVMALERVPADIRAQGGVSRMSDPDMIEAIIAAVTIPVMAKVRIGHFVEAQILQNLGVDYIDESEVLTPADYTHHIDKWKFTVPFVCGATNLGEALRRVAEGAAMIRSKGEAGTGDVSNATTHMRAIGGDIRRLTSLSEDELFVAAKELQAPHELVVEVARAGKLPVTLFTAGGIATPADAAMMMQLGAEGVFVGSGIFKSGAPEHRAAAIVKATTFYDDPGVLAKVSRGLGEAMVGINVEEIAQPHRLAQRGW